The following is a genomic window from Mustela lutreola isolate mMusLut2 chromosome 5, mMusLut2.pri, whole genome shotgun sequence.
AGGAACCACTGCAGTACCGAAAAATCAGTTCCTCCTTGGTTTCGTAGCCCAAACCCAGGTCAGTGACGTTTAAATGTATCGCCGTCAAGACACAGCCCCGGTTTCTGCCCCGCTGTCCTCGCCGCCCTTTCCCCCTGGAACCTTCCGGGCTGCCGGCCGCCGCCTGGCGATTCCGCTCTCTCCGGGGTGGCACGGCCACTTGCTTCTCGGGCGACCTCTTCAGCCTTCGGATGGTGGCCTGAATAAAATCCATGACGTCGTCAAACTGATCAGAATAATCTTCTGGCATGTTTGCTGTTCAGCGAGAAAACAGAAAAGGTCACGTGAGACGACAAGGAGATGACAAGGCTCGTTTCAAGTGGGCTTCTCCAGGAAAGTGCCTCCACAGTTAGCCTAGCAGGGACCCCCAGTGGAACCAGCAGCTGGTCAGGCTAAGTAACCAGTGCAAccttccctcccaacccccgGGAGCAGAGGTGAAAATGCACCCTCAGAAGGGAAAGTATCCAGTTAAAAGAGGagactaaaataaatgaatggatgaatggatgagggAACTGGCATGTGGGGACAGACATACTTCCTTGCAGAAAACAAGTCCTCAGAAGCGCATCTTCCATTTGAATAatatctgtcttttttcttttaattttctatttttttttaagattgttatttatccatttgttagATAGAACACGAATACgctgagctggagacagagggagagggggaagcaggctccttgcagagcaaggagctcgatgcgcgactcgatcccaggatgctgggatcatgacctgagcctaaggcagacgcttaatgactcagccacccaggtgccccaacatctgCCATTTTTTAACCAGTCTGTGTTGCAGTTGCTGGGAGCAGGTGGCTCCTTGAAGGCCATTTTTCTTGGCTGAGAATCAGAGCTGGAGTAGGGGCTCTCCGATGGAATGAGGAGGCAGCTCTTCTCAGAAGTTGGAGAACTTGGGGTTAGAGCAAGGATTCCCAGTCTCTTAGAGTTTTCTGCTCTGTTGCAGCATCTGCTTTGGCTGATCAAATAAGAGGTGAGGAGCTGTTTGAACAATTTAATGCATTTCTAAAAGAAGAAAGCCACTTAAACCCCTCATTACTAGGGCCTAGAGCTCTTATGCTCCCCTCATCCCCATTAAAGGTAACTTAGCATGTTTAGGGGTATCTGTGGCTCAGAAAAAGACACCTCAAAGTAGTCATTGGCAAGAGTGAATGTATTTTGCTGAGACCACGGTAAAGCAGAGAAGGATTACTTTGTGCCCGACTCCTACCAAATTGTTTTGccgtggatttaaaaaaaaaaagatttatttatttatttacttggcagagaaagagagagcacaagtggggagcacagcagacagagggagagagagaagcagtctccctactaaGTAacaagcccgatgtggggcttgatcccaggaccttgggatcacaacctgagccaaaggcagacactcaacagactgagccacccaggggcccctgtcaTGGACTGATTGTTAAAACACATATCAGGAATCCTATGTGTAAAACAAAATCCAGCTAAAGCAATTTAACTATACCAATTGCTTGATTAATTGATAAGTCTATTGATGAACACTGATCTATCTGGATTATGTAGAACATATAATCTAGGATACATAGTAATGAAGAGTGCAGATTGTGTGGAACCCCCAGAATACCTCATTGTCTGATATCTGGGATTTGGCTTTGGAAAGTCCTGCTGCCTGGAAGTCACGAAGCTGCTCCCACCCTGGTCTGGGCCCATTGTCTCTGTTGGGATTACCGCAGCCGCCGTCAGCTCCCTCTTTCCAGCCTTACCCTCCTTCAACCTATTTTCCACTCAGCAGCCATAGCTGTTAATGTGGGTCATGTCTGCTCTGCTCCAGACCCTCCAATGGCTCCCCATTTCTCTTGGAGTAACAGTCAAAGTCCAGGCTGGCCTAAGGCCCGCGCTGGCCTAGCCATTCCTTCTCCTCCAGCGTTGGTCACCTCTGATCTCTTCTACTTCTCTTTTCCCTTACTGCCTCTCCTCCAATTTTCCAGGCCTCCTCGCCACTTCTCACACTTAGGGTTTCTCAACATTAGCCCCACTGACATTTTGGGAAGGATCTTTCTTTGCCGCGGGAGGCTGTTCCCCACACTGTAGGTTGGTAAGCGTCATTCCTGGCCTCTAGCCAGGAGATGCCAGTGATATCCCCCCACCTTtcctagacattgccaaatgtccccggGGGCAAAAGCACCCTGGGTTGAGTATCACAGATCAGACACAAGCAGGAGCTCGGGGCCGTTGTGCTGTCTGTTCCTTCTCTGCCTGTAACACTGTTCCTGCACAGCGCGCAGTGGCTCACTCCCACAACccttcaggtctttgctcaaatgtcaccaccACCAAGTCCAACCCTGACCTCCCTGCCTTGTTTCCCCACCCTCTACCATAATACTATCTTTCAGCGTATTATAGAACTGatttcttaagttttttatttgttgtctGTCTTCTCTGATAGAAAATCAACTCCGGGAGGAGGGACCTTTGCTTGGCTTGTTCCCCCATGGACCCCCAAGCACTTAAAATAGGATCTTGTCCCTGGAAGCCCACCATAAATTTTGAATGAAATAGGGCACTTCATAAGGGGAGAAGAAGGAGTCCTTAATTTTTCAAGGGGACACTTAGACTTCGGTTAAGAACCACACCATCATGAAATAAATAGCTCTCAGGTAAACAGCTCATGATGTCACATGGGAAACAGCCATGCCCTGAGTGACACTGTCATTTTCCACCTGAGAGTGAGAGTGAAATATCTAGCTGGCCTGCTTCCTGCAGCAGGCAAGTCTCTCAAGGTCTGACTCCCCACAGGGCTTTTAAGGGGCTTTCTCTGGGAGGACTGGTGTGGGAGGAGCTCTGATTAATCATTTCCTTGGAACCCCTTTTTAACTGAACTTAAGaacctttaaaatacaaaaaccttTAAATCAGTCTGTATAAAGAAATGAATGGCTTGAAGAATGAGCTCTTTatgctatttgtaatttttttccaataATAAGCTCTGAAGAGGAAATTAGATGTGCTCAGTTTCAAAAAACCATTCTTGTATAGAAATCTGAACTTCTAAAATTGATATTTTAGAGGCGATTAATCAAAGTTCTGCAAAAGTCTTCATGTTCCCCCAAAAGACCCTTTGTATGACAAAAGGACTCACGTgaagggaccccccccccccaactctatTCAAGAATTCTTGAATAGATCAGTAACTTAAGAACCTGGGGACATAGAAAGTCAAAATTGATTAAGAACTGAAGATTATTCAGACATCAGGATGAAACCTTACTAAAATCTTAATATAAACACATAGGAAAACATTCGAGTTATAAAAGTTCAACTTAAACTGGTTTAGGGACTCATTAATTTATGCAATGATAAATTACATGCTTTTATATTACAGGAGTTATAATAACAATTTGAATCAgtatttgttcttatttattgCCTGATCCTTTCAAAGTTCCCCCAAAATCATTTTCCCACCTTTTGACTACATGGCTCTGTCCATTGATTTTGCTTGCAGGTAAAATACAGAGCACCCTGCTAAATTTGAATTCacataaattgcaaatacattttTCGCATAAGCAGCCCTAAATGATGTTTGCAACATACTTATACTTTGTTATGAGAACgtttagttcctttatttaaaattccaattGGCTTTTCAAGGTGAAGAGTATAGCGAAGAGAATGCACCAGCCACTTATGCTTTAGGGTAAGGTGGTAAACGAATTATTAATCCTGAATCAAAAGGcttccaggaacctgggaagcagTCAATAAATGCTTCATGTAAAACCGAAGGATATAGCTGGTAAGAACTTTTCCTTCTGGTGGGTAATGTGGAAATATTTATCGAAGCCCCAGTTTTAGGCTCCAAATGATTCTCATTGAGCCCagagggtatttttttctttccttcttccctttttcctttcttctccttaaaaaataaagcataaataaataaataaataaataaataaatatttagtttgCAAGTTTTACATGGATATGAATTTTGGAAACCAGAAAAGGGTAACGTTCTATTTTCCAAGATGGGTCAGGTGGGTGGCCGACATTGCCGCCGACCCACATTAGATTTTCCAAACCACAGAGCAAATAGGCCTGTCTCTTCCAACTAGATTCCTCATTCCAGGCCTCTTGATGCTGACTGAGTTCCCTTATGGAGAGGCGCCTTAATTTATCAACACGAGGCATTTCGGGTGCACGAGGAGCTCTTCACTTCACTGAGTCTGTTCTTAGAAATTCTGCAGAGGCCTCGAACCCCGGGCTCTGGCCAACCCAAAGCTGCCTCTATCTTCCAAGAATTCATGGAGCTGAGGGGAATGTAGGGGATTAGGGTTTGGATTAGTTCCCTAAATTAAAACTTAATGGCATATCACTTTCTTCTGCATCCTATAAAGGGCTTGGCAAAATGTCAGCTATACAAACAGCCCTCGTGAGTAGTAACTTTGATAgtaaaatacttgcaaaccacAAAAGAGgagcatcattttaaaaaataggtcaaACACTTGCTCTTTTCCCAGACCTGCTTGGAGGATATGTCTTGGAAAATCATGTCTAAAAGCTAAagtttttgaaaaaatcaatatacTCAAATGCATTTAAAGTGACCCTTCAGTATGCAACCAGATATTTTGGCattattctctttaaaatattttaactttgatGTGTCCTTTGTATAAACAGTGCTATTTAAACAAATGAAACCTTGTACTGGGGGAATATTTCTGGGAACAAACCGTTCACAGCA
Proteins encoded in this region:
- the GDNF gene encoding glial cell line-derived neurotrophic factor isoform X2, with product MKLWDVVAVCLVLLHTASAFPLPAANMPEDYSDQFDDVMDFIQATIRRLKRSPEKQVAVPPRRERNRQAAAGSPEGSRGKGRRGQRGRNRGCVLTAIHLNVTDLGLGYETKEELIFRYCSGSCDAAETMYDKILKNLSKNRRLVSDKVGQACCRPIAYDDDLSFLDDNLVYHILRKHSAKRCGCV